The Solanum lycopersicum chromosome 6, SLM_r2.1 genome has a window encoding:
- the LOC101262530 gene encoding mitochondrial import receptor subunit TOM40-1 encodes MATLVPPAATDFPAVSKPTVTEPEKVDYFNLPCPIPYEEIHREALMSLKPELFEGMRFDFTRGLNQRFSLSHSVFMGPTELPTQSTDVVKIPTAHYEFGANFIDPKMMLFGRVMTDGRVNARVRCELSENLAMKANGQLTGEPHMSHGMVNFDYKGKDYRTQFQLGNGALFGASYIQSITPHLSLGGEVFWAGQHRKSGIGYAARYNTDKMVATGQVASTGMVALGYVQKVSDKVSLASDFMYNYMSRDVTASVGYDYILRQCRLRGKIDSNGCVAAFLEERLNMGLNFILSAEIDHKKKDYKFGFGLTVGE; translated from the exons ATGGCCACTCTCGTCCCTCCGGCAGCTACAGATTTTCCGGCAGTCTCAAAGCCGACGGTGACCGAACCGGAGAAAGTCGATTACTTCAACTTGCCTTGTCCTATTCCTTATGAAGAAATCCACCGTGAAGCTTTAA TGTCTTTAAAGCCTGAGCTTTTTGAAGGGATGCGCTTTGACTTTACCAGAGGACTTAATCAGAGGTTTTCACTCAGTCACAG TGTTTTCATGGGGCCCACGGAACTTCCTACTCAGTCTACAGATGTAGTCAAAATTCCAACTGCTCACTATGAGTTTGGTGCCAACTTTATAGATCCAAAG ATGATGCTTTTTGGGAGAGTAATGACAGACGGTAGGGTGAATGCAAGAGTGAGGTGTGAGTTGTCTGAGAATCTTGCAATGAAGGCTAATGGTCAG CTAACGGGTGAGCCACACATGTCGCATGGCATGGTTAATTTTGATTACAAG gGTAAAGACTACAGAACACAGTTTCAATTGGGGAATGGTGCATTATTTGGAGCCAGCTACATCCAG AGTATCACTCCACATTTGTCTCTAGGTGGTGAAGTATTCTGGGCTGGTCAGCATCGGAAGTCTGGCATTGGTTATGCTGCTCGTTACAACACAGATAAGATG GTTGCTACAGGGCAAGTTGCTAGCACTGGAATGGTTGCACTGGGCTATGTTCAGAAAGTTTCTGACAAG GTGTCTCTAGCATCAGACTTTATGTACAACTATATGTCTAGGGATGTAACAGCAAGCGTTGGTTATGATTACATCCTTCGGCAG TGTCGTCTTAGAGGAAAGATTGATTCCAACGGCTGTGTTGCTGCTTTCCTGGAAGAACGCCTGAACATGGGTcttaatttcattctttctgCCGAG ATTGATCATAAAAAGAAAGATTACAAGTTCGGATTTGGGCTGACAGTGGGAGAATAG
- the LOC101264943 gene encoding oligoribonuclease, with translation MIKGFHKMNQLSNGFSCLNLDVADSQDDTKTLGETETVNGRGKAKEKDDNSGEYELPLVWIDLEMTGLDIEVERILEIACIITDGNLTKSIEGPDLVIHQTKECLDNMGEWCQTHHAASGLTQKVLESTITEEEAEKQVVEFVKRNIRTYTPLLAGNSIYTDLLFLKKFMPNLASLFSHVLVDVSSVKALCFRWYPRDNRKAPKKQNKHRAMDDIKESIAELKYFKEHIFKVSKSKK, from the exons ATGATCAAAGGCTTTCACAAAATGAATCAACTCTCTAATGGCTTCTCATGTCTGAATTTGGATGTCGCCGATAGCCAGGATGACACAAAAACTCTTGGGGAAACTGAGACAGTAAATGGAAGAG GTAAAGCCAAGGAAAAAGATGACAACTCAGGAGAGTACGAATTGCCACTTGTATGGATTGACCTTGAGATGACTG GTTTGGATATTGAAGTTGAAAGGATATTGGAGATTGCTTGTATAATTACTGATGGAAACTTGACCAAATCAATTGAG GGTCCTGATTTAGTTATACATCAAACTAAGGAGTGTCTGGACAATATGGGAGAATGGTGTCAGACCCATCATGCAGCGAGTG gttTGACTCAGAAGGTGCTCGAGAGTACCATCACTGAAGAAGAAGCCGAGAAGCAG GTTGTTGAATTTGTCAAGAGAAATATAAGGACTTATACACCACTGCTCGCAGGAAATTCAATCTATACGGATCTTCTTTTTCTGAAG AAGTTCATGCCAAATTTGGCAAGTTTGTTTTCGCATGTACTTGTTGACGTCAGCAGCGTAAAGGCACTGTGTTTTCGTTGGTATCCAAGAG ACAACAGGAAGGCTCCTAAAAAGCAAAACAAGCACAGAGCTATGGATGACATTAAGGAGAGTATAGCTGAACTCAAATACTTCAAGGAGCACATATTCAAAGTCTCCAAGTCTAAAAAGTGA
- the LOC101260832 gene encoding MLO-like protein 1 isoform X1, translated as MEGGGEEEGSLEYTPTWVVAAVCTVIVSISLLVERLIHYAGKRLKKKNQKHLYEALQKVKEELMLLGFISLLLTVFQSRIVEICVPPHVVTHLLPCALPLEHTSFSPPTPTPTLTPPPPHKEPQVNNQAVHYHAGPHHQRHLLEEETMSAEGYCRHKNKVPLLSLEALHHLHVFIFVLAIVHVTFSVLTIVFGGAKIRQWKQWEDAIVKDDYESEDAHLKPTVTHVFEHDFIRNRFQGMGTQSAILGWVRSFFKQFYASVNESDYRALRLGFIMTHCKGNPRFNFHRYMIRALEDDFRTVVGISWYLWIFVILFLLLNINGWHTYFWIAFFPFILLLSVGTKLEHVILQLAHEIAEKHVAIEGELVVTPSDNHFWFDNPQIILLLIHFILFQNAFEIAFFFWILFQYGFHSCIMGKYVFVIPRLVIGVIIQVLCSYSTLPLYALVTQMGSHYKKSMFDNHVQTCLVEWAEKVKKKKGHKYGRDGSTRSNDGSVVAASLSVNDHKDLPQNGV; from the exons atggaGGGAGGTGGAGAGGAAGAAGGGTCATTGGAATATACACCAACATGGGTGGTTGCTGCTGTATGCACAGTCATTGTTTCTATTTCTCTTCTTGTTGAACGTCTCATCCATTACGCTGgcaag CGtctgaagaagaagaatcaaaAGCATCTGTATGAAGCCCTACAGAAAGTTAAAGAAG AGTTGATGCTGTTGGGGTTTATTTCTCTGCTGTTAACAGTATTTCAAAGTCGTATTGTTGAAATCTGTGTGCCTCCTCATGTTGTAACACACTTGCTTCCCTGTGCGTTACCGTTGGAGCATACTTCATTTTCACCTCCAACTCCAACTCCAACTCTAACTCCACCTCCGCCTCACAAAGAGCCTCAGGTTAACAATCAGGCGGTTCACTATCATGCTGGTCCTCACCATCAACGGCATTTGCTTGAAGAAGAAACAATGTCAGCTGAGGGTTACTGCCGTCATAAA AACAAGGTTCCGTTACTATCTCTTGAGGCGTTGCATCACcttcatgtttttatatttgtccTAGCTATTGTGCATGTGACATTCTCTGTTTTGACTATTGTATTTGGAGGAGCAAAG ATACGTCAATGGAAGCAATGGGAGGATGCAATCGTAAAAGATGATTATGAATCCGAAGATG CTCATTTGAAGCCAACAGTTACTCATGTCTTTGAACATGATTTCATCAGGAATCGGTTTCAGGGTATGGGTACACAATCAGCCATTTTGGGTTGGGTG CGTTCTTTCTTCAAGCAATTTTATGCTTCTGTCAACGAATCAGACTACAGAGCGCTTCGTTTGGGATTCATTATG ACACATTGCAAGGGAAATCCAAGATTCAATTTTCATAGGTACATGATACGTGCACTGGAAGACGATTTTAGGACAGTTGTTGGTATCAG TTGGTATCTCTGGATATTCGTAATCCTCTTCTTGTTGCTTAACATTAACG GTTGGCATACATATTTCTGGATTgctttctttccttttatt CTTCTGCTCTCTGTGGGAACAAAGTTGGAGCATGTGATTCTACAGTTAGCTCATGAAATTGCTGAGAAACATGTAGCTATAGAAGGCGAATTGGTTGTAACACCATCTGATAATCACTTTTGGTTCGATAACCCTCAAATCATCCTCCTCTTGATACATTTTATTCTCTTCCAAAATGCTTTTGAAATAGCATTTTTCTTCTGGATTTTG TTCCAATATGGCTTTCACTCCTGCATTATGGGAAAATATGTCTTTGTGATTCCACGGCTCGTCATAGG GGTAATCATTCAAGTTTTATGCAGCTATAGTACACTGCCACTTTATGCTCTAGTTACACAG ATGGGGAGTCATTATAAGAAATCGATGTTCGATAATCATGTTCAAACATGTCTTGTGGAATGGGCTGAGAAGGTGAAAAAGAAGAAGGGACATAAGTATGGTAGAGACGGATCTACCCGTTCAAATGACGGTTCTGTTGTTGCAGCATCACTGTCTGTAAATGACCACAAAGATCTCCCTCAAAATGGGGTTTAG
- the LOC101260832 gene encoding MLO-like protein 1 isoform X2, with product MLLGFISLLLTVFQSRIVEICVPPHVVTHLLPCALPLEHTSFSPPTPTPTLTPPPPHKEPQVNNQAVHYHAGPHHQRHLLEEETMSAEGYCRHKNKVPLLSLEALHHLHVFIFVLAIVHVTFSVLTIVFGGAKIRQWKQWEDAIVKDDYESEDAHLKPTVTHVFEHDFIRNRFQGMGTQSAILGWVRSFFKQFYASVNESDYRALRLGFIMTHCKGNPRFNFHRYMIRALEDDFRTVVGISWYLWIFVILFLLLNINGWHTYFWIAFFPFILLLSVGTKLEHVILQLAHEIAEKHVAIEGELVVTPSDNHFWFDNPQIILLLIHFILFQNAFEIAFFFWILFQYGFHSCIMGKYVFVIPRLVIGVIIQVLCSYSTLPLYALVTQMGSHYKKSMFDNHVQTCLVEWAEKVKKKKGHKYGRDGSTRSNDGSVVAASLSVNDHKDLPQNGV from the exons ATGCTGTTGGGGTTTATTTCTCTGCTGTTAACAGTATTTCAAAGTCGTATTGTTGAAATCTGTGTGCCTCCTCATGTTGTAACACACTTGCTTCCCTGTGCGTTACCGTTGGAGCATACTTCATTTTCACCTCCAACTCCAACTCCAACTCTAACTCCACCTCCGCCTCACAAAGAGCCTCAGGTTAACAATCAGGCGGTTCACTATCATGCTGGTCCTCACCATCAACGGCATTTGCTTGAAGAAGAAACAATGTCAGCTGAGGGTTACTGCCGTCATAAA AACAAGGTTCCGTTACTATCTCTTGAGGCGTTGCATCACcttcatgtttttatatttgtccTAGCTATTGTGCATGTGACATTCTCTGTTTTGACTATTGTATTTGGAGGAGCAAAG ATACGTCAATGGAAGCAATGGGAGGATGCAATCGTAAAAGATGATTATGAATCCGAAGATG CTCATTTGAAGCCAACAGTTACTCATGTCTTTGAACATGATTTCATCAGGAATCGGTTTCAGGGTATGGGTACACAATCAGCCATTTTGGGTTGGGTG CGTTCTTTCTTCAAGCAATTTTATGCTTCTGTCAACGAATCAGACTACAGAGCGCTTCGTTTGGGATTCATTATG ACACATTGCAAGGGAAATCCAAGATTCAATTTTCATAGGTACATGATACGTGCACTGGAAGACGATTTTAGGACAGTTGTTGGTATCAG TTGGTATCTCTGGATATTCGTAATCCTCTTCTTGTTGCTTAACATTAACG GTTGGCATACATATTTCTGGATTgctttctttccttttatt CTTCTGCTCTCTGTGGGAACAAAGTTGGAGCATGTGATTCTACAGTTAGCTCATGAAATTGCTGAGAAACATGTAGCTATAGAAGGCGAATTGGTTGTAACACCATCTGATAATCACTTTTGGTTCGATAACCCTCAAATCATCCTCCTCTTGATACATTTTATTCTCTTCCAAAATGCTTTTGAAATAGCATTTTTCTTCTGGATTTTG TTCCAATATGGCTTTCACTCCTGCATTATGGGAAAATATGTCTTTGTGATTCCACGGCTCGTCATAGG GGTAATCATTCAAGTTTTATGCAGCTATAGTACACTGCCACTTTATGCTCTAGTTACACAG ATGGGGAGTCATTATAAGAAATCGATGTTCGATAATCATGTTCAAACATGTCTTGTGGAATGGGCTGAGAAGGTGAAAAAGAAGAAGGGACATAAGTATGGTAGAGACGGATCTACCCGTTCAAATGACGGTTCTGTTGTTGCAGCATCACTGTCTGTAAATGACCACAAAGATCTCCCTCAAAATGGGGTTTAG
- the LOC101265836 gene encoding uncharacterized protein, translating to MPEHPAADSSATDNTVTVKRYAPPNQRNRSLGRRKSGDRLERASSYASDGEKNQMRAAKSVSDAGVNRVNDYPPTKLIPLQGCCTSEAFQLLNDRWAAALNAHNNLSEDSRERPVMYTKRSPWGHPFLPHQLMSQAGAESSTGQKDFLSKLQMAMLNTHVNFDA from the exons ATGCCGGAACATCCTGCTGCAGACTCATCAGCCACCGACAACACCGTCACCGTCAAGCGTTATGCCCCTCCCAATCAGCG GAATCGTTCACTCGGCAGGCGAAAATCTGGAG ATCGACTTGAAAGAGCTAGCAGCTATGCTAGTGATGGAGAGAAGAACCAAATGAGAGCAGCTAAGTCTGTATCTGATGCTGGAGTCAATCGAGTAAATGATTATCCTCCAACAAAGTTAATACCGCTACAAGGATGTTGTACAAGCGAAGCTTTTCAGCTACTAAATGAcc GCTGGGCAGCTGCTCTGAATGCTCATAATAATTTATCAGAAGATTCTCGTG AAAGGCCTGTAATGTACACAAAAAGATCACCTTGGGGGCATCCTTTTCTTCCACATCAA TTGATGTCACAAGCAGGAGCTGAATCTTCTACTGGCCAGAAGGATTTTCTAAGCAAACTTCAGATGGCTATGCTCAATACACATGTCAATTTCGATGCCTAA
- the LOC101260243 gene encoding auxilin-related protein 2-like has product MDDLDMLTRDYGFRPGGKSAPMRSDGGDRRSSSVRSSSSSPLYDDPDGLLYKDVFGGPPKYTKSSNNNSKSSSMNDINYDSIFNTGNDSNSYNNSKTSSVPVYDKPVYDEDIFDGLPGLKSKSESESASTLRFDDNVFATMTSPPQPKMKDEHFGDLLWNLKSNEKVTGPKSSTSSSAKEFDDLLAGFGSSTSTSNMRSFTESSHYSKPTGNSNQSTIALDDPFAGLGPTSMSPLSNSGEFMDPLEQIGQLGKSGNAHSEASSVSGGVLDDLDPLNGFSKSVPPLYSARTNRGTGGSPQRVGSGRSDTQASSSRENIGKSSSRSSDSRSQKKVPADGFQDSPLFDIPSADPQRSFGPAGSPPSYPSGNIHETHFGSDTSPRSEDQMLPSDDVWLSVSEIPLFTQPTRAPPPSRPPPPIPRRNFKSESSSFASNARKKGDRHSSSPSYNQYSQSPKVVRPAAKSPPTSQLDELDEFAMGKSPHSVDGSAEVSGEDMNANSVAAASAAAMKEAMDRAQAKFRHAKEVRERESAKAAKSKEAVNLDRDEQAMHETQEKELKENKERLERERQQREKEEEERAQWKLERERERARELERDRGRQAVERATREARERAAAEARERAAAAARLKTERAAVEKAGAEARERAERAAVQRAQAEARERAAAEAKERAEKVAAEAREKEAREKASAAKAEAEVRRRAERAAVERAAAEARERAAADARERAAAAARMNQQKNDDDLESFFNMGSRANSTPKTRTSSVNETSFASQFQNKAGAGGPKPTFSSTTTSSNRTKASSTTSFADDLSSIFGAATSSGDFQEVEGETEERRRARLERHQRTQERAAKALAEKNQRDLQVQMEQQERHRISESLDIEIKRWAAGKEGNLRALLSTMQYVLWPECGWQPVSLTDLITGASVKKVYRKATLCIHPDKVQQKGATLQQKYVAEKVFDMLKEAWNKFNSEELF; this is encoded by the exons ATGGATGACCTAGATATGTTGACTCGAGATTACGGGTTTAGACCCGGTGGAAAATCGGCTCCGATGAGATCCGACGGTGGAGATCGTCGTTCCTCTTCCGTACGATCATCGTCATCTTCACCATTGTATGATGATCCTGATGGTTTATTGTACAAAGACGTCTTCGGTGGACCTCCAAAATACACCAAGTCTAGTAATAACAACAGTAAATCTTCGTCGATGAATGATATCAATTACGATTCAATTTTCAATACGGGCAATGATTCGAATAGCTATAACAACAGTAAAACATCGTCTGTTCCGGTGTATGACAAGCCTGTGTACGACGAGGATATTTTTGATGGATTGCCAGGACTGAAGAGCAAATCGGAATCTGAATCTGCATCCACTCTGAGATTTGACGACAACGTTTTTGCTACAATGACTTCGCCACCACAACCAAAGATGAAGGACGAACACTTTGGTGATCTGCTTTGGAATTTGAAGTCGAATGAGAAGGTAACAGGGCCTAAGAGCAGTACGAGCTCGAGCGCCAAAGAGTTTGATGATTTGTTAGCTGGTTTTGGGAGTAGCACTTCCACCAGTAATATGAG GTCATTCACAGAGTCTAGTCATTACTCCAAACCCACTGGAAATTCAAATCAAAGTACTATTGCTCTGGATGACCCTTTTGCAGGTCTAGGGCCAACCTCAATGTCGCCTTTGTCTAATTCGGGGGAGTTCATGGATCCACTTGAGCAGATTGGTCAGCTAGGTAAATCTGGAAATGCACACTCTGAAGCTTCATCGGTTAGTGGAGGAGTTCTTGATGATTTAGATCCACTGAATGGTTTTAGTAAGTCTGTCCCTCCATTGTACTCTGCTAGGACTAACAGAGGGACGGGAGGGAGTCCTCAGAGGGTAGGATCTGGAAGGAGTGACACACAAGCCTCTTCTTCTAGAGAAAACATCGGAAAATCTTCTTCCAGATCTTCTGATAGCCGCTCACAGAAAAAGGTGCCTGCGGATGGTTTTCAGGACTCTCCTCTGTTTGACATACCTTCAGCTGATCCTCAGAGATCTTTTGGTCCAGCTGGCTCCCCCCCTTCATATCCAAGTGGCAATATTCATGAAACACACTTCGGATCAGATACGTCCCCAAGATCAGAGGACCAAATGCTGCCTTCTGATGATGTGTGGCTTAGTGTATCAGAGATTCCTCTTTTTACACAACCTACAAGAGCTCCACCTCCATCACGACCTCCTCCTCCAATTCCTCGGCGAAATTTTAAGTCAGAGTCTAGTTCCTTTGCTTCAAATGCAAGAAAAAAGGGTGACAGACATTCTTCTTCTCCAAGTTACAACCAATACTCTCAAAGTCCTAAGGTTGTTCGTCCTGCAGCCAAGAGCCCTCCAACTTCTCAGttggatgaacttgatgaatttgcCATGGGTAAATCTCCCCACAGTGTGGATGGAAGTGCAGAAGTTTCTGGTGAAGATATGAATGCAAACTCAGTAGCTGCTGCATCAGCAGCTGCGATGAAGGAGGCTATGGATAGAGCTCAAGCCAAATTTAGACATGCTAAGGAAGTTCGAGAAAGAGAATCTGCAAAGGCAGCGAAGAGTAAGGAGGCTGTAAATCTGGACAGGGATGAACAGGCCATGCATGAGACAcaagaaaaagaattgaaagaaaacAAGGAGAGATTAGAACGTGAACGTCAACAGAgggaaaaagaagaggaagagagaGCACAATGGAAACTTGAGAGGGAGAGGGAGAGAGCCAGAGAGCTAGAAAGAGATAGGGGTAGGCAAGCTGTAGAAAGGGCTACTAGGGAAGCACGAGAAAGAGCAGCAGCAGAAGCTAGAGAAagagctgctgctgctgctcGTTTAAAAACCGAAAGAGCTGCTGTGGAGAAGGCTGGAGCTGAAGCTCGAGAACGGGCTGAAAGGGCTGCAGTTCAGCGTGCACAAGCGGAAGCCCGTGAAAGAGCTGCAGCAGAAGCTAAAGAAAGAGCAGAAAAGGTAGCTGCAGAAGCAAGGGAAAAAGAAGCACGTGAAAAAGCTTCTGCTGCAAAGGCTGAGGCTGAGGTAAGACGTCGAGCAGAACGAGCTGCAGTAGAAAGAGCTGCTGCAGAGGCTCGAGAAAGGGCAGCTGCAGATGCTAGAGAAAGGGCAGCTGCTGCTGCAAGGATGAACCAACAAAAGAATGATGATGATCTTGAATCCTTTTTCAATATGGGTTCTAGAGCCAATAGTACACCAAAGACAAGAACAAGTTCTGTTAAT GAGACTTCATTTGCTTCACAGTTCCAGAACAAGGCAGGTGCTGGAGGGCCTAAACCAACATTTTCATCTACCACAACCTCCTCCAACAGGACAAAGGCATCTTCAACAACAAGCTTTGCTGATGATCTCTCTTCAATATTTGGAG CTGCCACTTCATCTGGAGATTTCCAAGAGGTTGAAGGGGAAAccgaagaaagaagaagagctAGACTGGAACGTCATCAACGAACTCAGGAGCGTGCG GCCAAAGCTTTGGCTGAAAAGAATCAACGTGACCTTCAAGTTCAGATGGAGCAGCAGGAAAGACAC AGAATATCTGAGAGCCTAGATATTGAAATCAAGCGATGGGCTGCTGGGAAAGAAGGAAATCTGCGTGCATTGCTATCAACTATGCAATAT GTGCTTTGGCCTGAATGCGGTTGGCAGCCTGTTTCTTTGACGGATTTAATTACTGGTGCTTCTGTGAAAAAGGTATATAGAAAAGCAACATTGTGTATCCATCCTGATAAAGTGCAGCAGAAAGGCGCCACCCTTCAACAGAAATATGTTGCTGAGAAGGTGTTTGACATGCTCAAG GAAGCATGGAACAAATTCAATTCAGAGGAACTTTTCTAG